One genomic segment of Leptospirales bacterium includes these proteins:
- a CDS encoding DsbA family protein: MESEFLYFSDPMCSWCYGFSEVAARLAQDYADQTPMTVCPGGLRIDEKTPMPEPMAQEISRHWQAVAQASQAVFDFDFFQKHPGFVYNTAPACRAVVAAGRIDRLNALRYQSALQHRFYAAGEDPTDHATFLAAAQDAGIAAETFALAYDDPATEQMTRELFDFSRRLGIHGYPTLVLRLQDRLLAITRGYIPYDALRQRVAIAFQQGAADASVAEE; this comes from the coding sequence ATGGAAAGCGAGTTTCTCTACTTTTCGGACCCGATGTGTTCCTGGTGCTATGGATTTTCAGAAGTCGCTGCCAGACTGGCGCAAGACTATGCGGATCAAACGCCCATGACGGTCTGCCCCGGAGGGCTGCGCATCGACGAGAAAACGCCAATGCCGGAACCGATGGCACAAGAAATCAGCCGCCACTGGCAGGCTGTGGCGCAGGCTTCGCAAGCGGTCTTCGATTTCGACTTTTTCCAGAAACACCCCGGTTTCGTTTACAACACAGCGCCCGCCTGTCGCGCCGTGGTAGCCGCAGGCCGCATTGATCGTTTGAACGCCCTTCGCTATCAAAGCGCTTTGCAGCATCGGTTTTACGCCGCGGGCGAAGACCCAACCGATCATGCGACCTTTCTGGCGGCGGCACAGGATGCTGGCATTGCAGCCGAAACATTTGCCCTCGCTTACGATGATCCGGCAACCGAGCAGATGACCCGCGAACTATTTGATTTTTCTCGTCGTCTCGGAATCCACGGTTATCCCACGCTGGTACTGAGGCTCCAGGATCGACTGCTGGCGATTACACGGGGCTACATTCCTTACGATGCTCTCCGCCAGCGCGTTGCAATTGCATTTCAGCAAGGCGCGGCCGACGCTTCGGTGGCAGAAGAGTGA
- a CDS encoding DUF4349 domain-containing protein gives MTGTPRAIVLSFIFLSLFASCKREAQDAAPSIAERRASESVAPAPPGGAADQLAGDESAGEEQELNSRFSGGSLESAELGPFAAAADRTLEYSIALNYRVDNFPASRRALFTIARKYGYLSSSEAAVGERSDMNAVVRVRVRDLFQALDELDAIGALQSESIQTTDHTAELLRQTLLQRRENLRTQRRLQGPATTRSWADRERLISSSEDAGDQAYLEQWGIRDRAAWATLQVSLRGPEAPQGIRAPLYANAFIDLANLSLMLLYYAIYLLPLLIVLIPLWLYRQRLVRLFRGAGWN, from the coding sequence ATGACCGGGACGCCAAGAGCCATCGTACTCTCCTTCATTTTCCTTTCGCTTTTTGCCAGCTGCAAGCGAGAAGCGCAGGATGCGGCGCCCAGCATTGCTGAAAGACGCGCTTCGGAGAGCGTCGCGCCGGCGCCGCCGGGCGGCGCTGCCGATCAACTTGCCGGGGATGAATCGGCCGGCGAGGAGCAGGAGCTCAACTCGCGCTTTTCCGGCGGAAGCCTGGAAAGCGCTGAATTGGGACCTTTTGCGGCGGCAGCCGACCGAACTCTTGAATACTCAATCGCTTTAAACTATCGAGTCGACAATTTTCCGGCGTCTCGTCGCGCACTGTTTACGATCGCCCGAAAGTATGGCTACTTGAGCTCATCGGAAGCCGCCGTCGGCGAGCGCAGCGACATGAATGCAGTGGTGCGGGTACGCGTCCGCGATCTGTTTCAAGCGCTTGATGAATTGGATGCCATTGGCGCGCTCCAATCAGAGAGCATTCAGACTACAGACCATACTGCGGAATTGCTCCGTCAGACTTTGCTGCAACGCCGGGAGAATCTACGTACACAGCGACGCCTGCAGGGACCGGCAACTACGCGCAGTTGGGCGGATCGTGAACGCCTGATTTCTTCTTCTGAAGATGCCGGCGATCAAGCCTACCTCGAGCAATGGGGAATTCGCGACAGAGCAGCCTGGGCAACCTTGCAAGTATCGCTGCGCGGTCCCGAGGCCCCGCAGGGGATTCGAGCCCCGCTTTACGCCAATGCCTTCATTGATCTGGCTAACTTGAGCTTGATGCTGCTTTACTATGCCATCTATCTCTTGCCGCTGTTGATCGTCTTGATTCCGCTGTGGCTCTATCGCCAGCGCCTGGTCCGTCTGTTTCGCGGCGCTGGATGGAATTGA